One genomic region from Panthera tigris isolate Pti1 chromosome D1, P.tigris_Pti1_mat1.1, whole genome shotgun sequence encodes:
- the LOC102970606 gene encoding olfactory receptor 10A5 produces MAEGNWTRVGEFILMSFSSLPTEIQSLLFLIFLIIYLVTLLGNSLIILVTLTDPMLHSPMYFFLRNLSLLEIGFNLVIVPKMLGTLLAWDTTISFLGCAMQMYFFFFFGVAECVLLATMAYDRYVAICNPLHYPVIMNQRTRAKLSVASWFPGFPIATVQTTWLFSFPFCGTNKVNHFFCDSPPVLRLVCADTAMFEIYAIVGTVLVVMIPCLLILCSYIRIAAAILKIPSAKGKHKAFSTCSSHLLVVSLFYVSLSLTYFRPKSNNSPESKKLLSLSYTVVTPMLNPIIYSLRNNEVKNALGRTFHKAFGLRICIP; encoded by the coding sequence ATGGCTGAAGGAAACTGGACAAGGGTTGGGGAGTTTATCCTCATGAGCTTCTCTTCCCTACCTACTGAAATACAGTCACTACTCTTCCTGATATTTCTAATCATCTACCTGGTCACACTATTGGGAAACAGCCTCATCATTCTTGTTACCTTGACTGACCCCATGCTGCACAGCCCCATGTACTTCTTTCTCAGGAACTTGTCCCTCTTGGAGATTGGCTTCAACCTAGTCATCGTGCCCAAGATGCTGGGGACCCTGCTTGCCTGGGACACAACCATCTCCTTCCTTGGCTGTGCCATGCAgatgtatttcttcttcttctttggagTTGCTGAATGCGTCCTCCTGGCCACCATGGCATATGACCGCTATGTAGCCATCTGCAATCCCTTGCACTACCCAGTCATCATGAACCAGAGGACACGTGCCAAATTGTCTGTTGCATCCTGGTTTCCAGGCTTTCCCATAGCTACTGTGCAGACCACTTGGCTCTTCAGCTTTCCATTCTGTGGCACCAACAAGGTGAACCACTTCTTCTGTGACAGCCCACCTGTGCTGAGACTGGTGTGTGCAGACACAGCAATGTTTGAGATCTATGCGATTGTTGGAACTGTGCTGGTCGTCATGATACCCTGCTTGCTGATCCTGTGTTCCTACATTCGCATTGCTGCTGCCATCCTTAAGATTCCATCAGCTAAAGGGAAGCATAAAGCCTTCTCtacctgctcctcccacctccttgTTGTCTCCCTTTTCTATGTGTCATTAAGCCTCACCTACTTCCGGCCTAAATCCAATAATTCACCTGAGAGCAAAAAGCTGCTGTCATTGTCCTACACTGTTGTGACTCCCATGTTGAACCCCATCATCTATAGCCTAAGAAATAATGAGGTGAAGAATGCCCTTGGCCGGACCTTCCACAAGGCTTTCGGCCTTAGAATTTGCATCCCATAG